In the genome of Pseudoglutamicibacter cumminsii, one region contains:
- a CDS encoding NAD(P)H-dependent oxidoreductase, which produces MAKPTLTIVIASTRPGRKALPIGRWFEKVAREHGEFEVQVADLGEINLPMMDEPKHPRLHDYQHEHTKKWSELVDGSDAFVFVMPEYNFGFPAAIKNALDYLWIEWHYKPLGFVSYGGASGGMRAVQTLKPITSTLKLFPLTEQVALHGFGKHLKDGEFVATEDHVAAAKTMLEELQRVEGAMRSLRS; this is translated from the coding sequence GTGGCTAAGCCGACATTGACCATCGTGATTGCTAGTACCCGACCAGGCCGTAAGGCGTTGCCGATCGGGCGGTGGTTTGAGAAGGTGGCGCGCGAGCATGGCGAGTTTGAGGTTCAGGTTGCTGACCTCGGCGAGATCAACTTGCCGATGATGGACGAGCCGAAGCATCCGCGCCTGCATGATTACCAGCATGAGCACACCAAGAAGTGGTCGGAGCTCGTGGATGGTTCGGACGCGTTTGTGTTTGTGATGCCGGAATACAACTTCGGTTTCCCTGCCGCGATCAAGAACGCGCTGGATTACCTGTGGATTGAGTGGCACTACAAGCCGCTTGGTTTTGTCAGCTACGGTGGCGCTTCCGGCGGTATGCGTGCAGTGCAGACGTTGAAGCCGATCACGTCCACGCTCAAGCTGTTCCCGCTCACGGAGCAGGTGGCGTTGCATGGTTTCGGCAAGCACCTCAAGGACGGCGAGTTCGTCGCCACCGAGGATCACGTAGCCGCCGCGAAGACGATGCTTGAAGAGCTGCAGCGCGTTGAAGGCGCGATGCGCTCGCTGCGTTCGTAG
- a CDS encoding YhgE/Pip domain-containing protein, with protein sequence MASHTDSQQQPAPESSPPDDANVDTHASADNAGTGTSGNEPTGFKGFLHRYGRLTISLIAVGCIPLIYATMLILSNLDPTGRLNYIPALIVNEDTAAEVKGETINVGDELTKKLMENDSEQNLNWDTATAADAKHALEHGDALAVLTIPEGFSEHLAHAAKASQKEASIEESASAHMTIQTNDSTNFIMGQIASSVEDKLTTELRSQFAKEYLENVYVSLTEINGSLTDAADGSGEVTDGANSARDASGELSSGLLRLSDGTKSLRDASGELNAGASKLSGGARELAAGLAELKSKTSSMPDAAKALDAGAGKLAQGAGTANDAIQQLFSGSKQLSSGTGELNSKITELNKRAQELTGANDQLLAAAEKAQKDFDALHPNVTIDLDPAAQRVDGFLKDLEGSEEFQQFLKDNPKFAKRFGTAQQDAADIRAGIDSVREAAKNAGLTDGNKKPLLPEEILQKLREGNAALKKGAGELNAATGKLNDGATTLSKGLGQLAEKSPELADGAKQLKDGTKQLAKQAPELVAGIGKLNDGAGELSKGAGKLADGTGQLQAGVGKLDDGAKEAHDGSNQLHDGLGQLADGSGELTDGLKDGAGKVPAFSKDEKKKLSEVNSAPVTGELERINEMANNGTGLSPYFMSLALWIGGIAFFMLLAPIPERLVRKYRGKWYSFIQMAFASYSRAAIMAIVQAAIITIVVQFIFGLEVAHPFLLWGLVTLGSLAFLAVNQGLVSLLGAPGRFLSLILIVLQIASAGGTYPWQTMPGILRDIHPYLPMTYTVEAFRSLIGGGVILSTSAAASILMGWLITGFLMLVLACFLVTRVEAVRDWATLAPGLPGGGKSSAIEGMKEEHAEIKAEAAERRARAIERQKMRLARRKAKRKVREKKKAQAAAAKAEAEAKAQAEKEVDVDA encoded by the coding sequence ATGGCTTCACACACAGATTCACAGCAACAACCCGCACCGGAATCATCACCACCTGATGATGCCAACGTTGACACCCACGCCAGCGCAGACAACGCCGGCACCGGCACCAGCGGAAACGAACCGACCGGTTTCAAGGGGTTCCTGCATCGGTATGGCCGGCTCACGATCTCGCTGATTGCGGTGGGCTGCATCCCGCTGATTTATGCGACGATGCTGATCCTCTCCAACCTTGACCCGACGGGCAGGCTCAACTACATCCCCGCGTTGATCGTGAATGAGGACACCGCGGCGGAGGTCAAGGGCGAAACCATCAACGTGGGTGATGAGCTCACTAAAAAGTTGATGGAGAATGATTCGGAACAGAACCTCAACTGGGACACCGCCACGGCTGCGGACGCAAAGCATGCGTTGGAGCATGGTGATGCGCTAGCGGTGTTGACGATCCCGGAGGGGTTCTCAGAGCATCTGGCGCACGCGGCGAAGGCCTCGCAGAAGGAGGCCTCGATCGAGGAATCGGCCTCCGCGCACATGACTATCCAGACGAACGATTCAACGAACTTCATCATGGGGCAGATCGCGTCTTCGGTTGAGGACAAGCTGACCACGGAGTTACGTTCGCAGTTCGCTAAGGAATACCTGGAGAACGTGTATGTGAGCCTCACGGAGATCAACGGTTCGCTCACGGATGCCGCGGATGGTTCGGGTGAGGTCACGGATGGCGCGAATTCGGCGCGCGATGCTTCGGGTGAGTTGAGCTCTGGCCTGCTGCGGTTGTCCGATGGCACCAAGAGTTTGCGTGACGCCTCGGGTGAGCTGAACGCTGGCGCAAGCAAGTTGTCCGGCGGTGCGCGTGAGCTCGCAGCTGGTTTGGCCGAGTTGAAGTCCAAGACCTCGTCGATGCCCGATGCGGCGAAGGCTTTAGATGCGGGTGCCGGCAAGCTCGCTCAGGGTGCTGGTACCGCGAACGATGCGATCCAGCAGTTGTTCTCGGGTTCCAAGCAGTTGAGCTCGGGCACGGGTGAGCTTAACAGCAAGATCACTGAGTTGAATAAGCGCGCGCAGGAGCTGACCGGCGCGAACGATCAGTTGTTGGCTGCCGCTGAGAAGGCTCAGAAGGATTTCGATGCGTTGCACCCGAATGTCACGATCGATTTGGATCCGGCGGCGCAGCGTGTGGATGGTTTCCTGAAGGACCTGGAGGGTTCGGAGGAGTTCCAGCAGTTCCTGAAGGATAATCCGAAGTTCGCTAAGCGCTTCGGTACGGCACAGCAGGATGCGGCGGATATTCGCGCGGGCATCGATTCGGTGCGTGAGGCCGCGAAGAACGCTGGGCTGACGGATGGCAACAAGAAACCGCTGCTTCCGGAGGAGATCCTGCAGAAGCTGCGCGAGGGCAATGCTGCGCTGAAGAAGGGCGCGGGTGAGCTTAACGCCGCTACCGGCAAGTTGAATGATGGCGCGACCACGCTTTCCAAGGGTTTGGGCCAGTTGGCTGAGAAGTCCCCTGAGCTCGCTGACGGCGCCAAGCAGCTTAAGGACGGCACCAAGCAGCTGGCCAAGCAGGCTCCTGAGTTGGTGGCTGGCATCGGCAAGCTCAACGATGGTGCCGGTGAGTTGTCGAAGGGTGCCGGCAAGCTTGCGGATGGCACTGGCCAGTTGCAGGCTGGCGTGGGCAAGCTCGATGACGGCGCGAAGGAAGCGCACGATGGCTCCAACCAGTTGCATGACGGCTTGGGGCAGCTGGCTGATGGTTCGGGTGAGCTCACGGATGGCCTGAAGGATGGTGCGGGCAAGGTCCCGGCGTTCTCCAAGGATGAGAAGAAGAAGCTCTCCGAGGTGAACTCCGCGCCGGTCACGGGCGAGCTTGAGCGCATCAACGAGATGGCGAATAACGGTACGGGTTTGAGCCCGTACTTCATGTCGCTCGCGTTGTGGATTGGCGGTATCGCGTTCTTCATGCTGCTCGCGCCGATCCCTGAGCGGCTGGTTCGTAAGTACCGCGGCAAGTGGTATTCGTTCATTCAGATGGCGTTCGCGTCCTACAGCCGTGCCGCGATCATGGCGATCGTTCAGGCCGCGATCATCACCATCGTCGTGCAGTTCATTTTTGGGCTTGAGGTGGCGCACCCGTTCCTGCTGTGGGGGCTGGTGACGTTGGGTTCGCTCGCGTTCCTCGCGGTGAACCAGGGGTTGGTGAGCTTGTTGGGTGCGCCGGGCCGGTTCCTTTCGCTGATCCTGATTGTGTTGCAGATCGCTTCGGCGGGCGGTACGTATCCGTGGCAGACGATGCCGGGGATCCTGCGGGATATTCACCCTTACTTGCCGATGACGTACACGGTTGAGGCGTTCCGTTCGCTGATCGGTGGTGGGGTGATCCTCAGTACGTCTGCGGCGGCGAGCATCCTGATGGGGTGGCTGATCACCGGGTTCCTGATGCTGGTGCTCGCGTGCTTCTTGGTCACGCGTGTTGAGGCCGTGCGTGACTGGGCGACGCTTGCGCCGGGGTTGCCGGGTGGCGGTAAGTCCTCAGCGATTGAGGGCATGAAGGAGGAGCACGCCGAGATCAAGGCGGAGGCAGCTGAGCGGCGCGCTCGGGCTATTGAGCGGCAGAAGATGCGGCTGGCACGGAGGAAGGCGAAGCGGAAGGTGCGCGAAAAGAAGAAAGCGCAGGCCGCGGCGGCGAAAGCTGAGGCGGAGGCGAAGGCGCAGGCTGAGAAGGAAGTCGACGTCGACGCTTAA
- a CDS encoding short-chain fatty acid transporter: MMKNGVLTLKRKRQKQAEPDEDGLQTTQTQSAQTETQTRTEIQTQTESTQLKTSQLQTGKKKRGPLEAAVQFFSNLMDRYLPDPFVIAIFLTVTTMALAVIVRGTSPLKVVDYWGAGLWDLLAFSMQMTLVLLSGYVLAKTPPVDRFLDSLASKIYSPRVAIATATVVAGVGSWLNWGFGLVMGGIVAQKLAMNVKGLHYPLAIAAGYSGFAVFGFGISAPVPLLLATPGSFMEKQVGVIPLSETIFTPQLLLTTLATLVILPLFNMLLHPTDPAKVREINRAAFGTVSTKPKQVETPTIASRLNDSRVIGIGFGLIAMVYVARYFLSGGDLNLDMVNILLLFLAILLFARPSAFLNAVNDGIKIISGLVIQYPFYAGIMAILSASGLAVAVADAFGAFATAKSLPFWSFISAGFLNLFMPSGGGQFAVQGPVMAEAATALGADQAATAMAVQIGDQWTNMIQPFWILPALAISGLKLRDVMGYLVLILVVLGIIYTISVLVWGFLLT; encoded by the coding sequence ATGATGAAAAACGGGGTTCTAACCCTCAAGCGGAAGCGTCAAAAGCAAGCCGAACCAGACGAAGATGGCTTGCAGACAACGCAGACACAATCCGCACAAACGGAAACACAAACACGAACAGAAATACAAACACAGACAGAATCCACACAACTAAAGACCAGCCAATTACAGACCGGTAAGAAGAAACGAGGGCCGCTTGAAGCGGCGGTCCAATTCTTCTCGAATCTGATGGATCGATATCTACCCGATCCGTTCGTCATAGCAATATTCCTAACAGTCACGACGATGGCTTTAGCGGTCATAGTTCGAGGCACTAGCCCACTCAAGGTTGTCGATTACTGGGGCGCAGGTTTATGGGACCTGTTGGCCTTCTCAATGCAGATGACTTTGGTGCTGTTGTCGGGTTATGTGCTCGCGAAGACACCACCGGTGGATCGCTTCCTGGACAGCTTGGCTTCTAAGATTTATTCGCCGCGCGTCGCTATCGCCACCGCAACTGTGGTTGCTGGTGTTGGTTCTTGGCTGAATTGGGGCTTCGGCCTGGTGATGGGCGGTATTGTTGCGCAAAAGCTCGCGATGAACGTTAAGGGCTTGCATTATCCGCTCGCTATTGCCGCGGGCTATTCAGGTTTTGCTGTATTTGGTTTTGGGATTTCGGCTCCAGTCCCGCTGCTGTTGGCTACGCCGGGCAGCTTTATGGAGAAACAAGTGGGTGTGATTCCGCTTTCGGAAACGATTTTCACCCCGCAATTGTTGCTGACGACGTTGGCAACGCTCGTTATTTTGCCGCTGTTCAACATGCTGTTGCACCCTACGGACCCAGCGAAGGTTCGTGAGATTAATAGGGCTGCTTTCGGAACAGTTTCGACGAAACCTAAGCAGGTTGAGACCCCTACTATTGCTAGCCGGTTGAATGATTCCCGGGTTATTGGCATTGGTTTCGGGTTGATCGCGATGGTGTACGTGGCCCGCTACTTCCTCAGTGGCGGCGACCTGAACCTGGACATGGTCAACATTTTGCTGCTGTTCCTCGCGATCTTGCTGTTCGCGCGCCCATCGGCATTCCTTAACGCCGTGAATGACGGCATCAAGATCATTTCTGGCCTCGTCATCCAGTACCCGTTCTATGCGGGCATCATGGCTATCTTGAGTGCGTCTGGTTTGGCGGTCGCTGTCGCCGATGCGTTCGGTGCGTTCGCAACCGCGAAGTCGCTGCCGTTCTGGTCGTTCATTTCCGCTGGTTTCCTGAACCTGTTCATGCCTTCCGGTGGCGGCCAGTTCGCTGTTCAGGGGCCGGTGATGGCGGAAGCGGCCACCGCGCTGGGCGCGGACCAGGCGGCCACGGCGATGGCCGTTCAGATTGGTGACCAGTGGACCAACATGATCCAGCCGTTCTGGATCCTGCCCGCACTCGCGATCTCTGGGCTGAAGCTGCGCGATGTGATGGGCTACCTGGTGCTGATCCTCGTGGTGCTCGGAATCATCTACACGATTTCCGTTCTGGTGTGGGGTTTCCTCCTCACCTAA
- a CDS encoding amphi-Trp domain-containing protein codes for MSEKLFEHESEESMSREQAAARLRDLADALERQNKVRVQSGETDVTVDVPDHVGYEYEIEVKQGGKSEIEVKIFWK; via the coding sequence ATGAGCGAGAAACTGTTTGAACACGAATCCGAAGAGTCCATGAGCCGCGAGCAGGCCGCCGCCCGCCTGCGCGACCTAGCCGACGCGCTCGAACGCCAAAACAAAGTGCGCGTCCAGTCCGGCGAAACCGACGTCACCGTCGACGTACCCGACCATGTTGGTTACGAATACGAAATCGAAGTCAAACAAGGCGGAAAGTCGGAAATCGAAGTCAAGATCTTCTGGAAATAA
- a CDS encoding TetR/AcrR family transcriptional regulator, with the protein MTINTDSTEQTAAAAPHTPAEVDPRVARSRETLIAAMTELLREQPIDKITASMVAREANTSRPTLYQHFGDLTGLAVAVAVHNLEQLLFTAWDEDGMAVARETSDSHTNNAAAIRNLLTHLREDQEFFLNVTQGPSSYRVIQAITYALARQLWNGLALEKGLDRSKNPFTSLTHFEEDPLDSEHLDSEDLVDSNEPTLVQQLQFVSDGVVGNAIGWLAGTRDETVEQLAATLQNLTQRVLLH; encoded by the coding sequence ATGACTATTAACACTGACTCAACCGAACAGACCGCAGCGGCCGCACCACACACGCCGGCTGAGGTCGATCCGCGCGTGGCGCGTTCACGCGAGACCCTCATCGCCGCCATGACCGAACTATTGAGGGAACAGCCGATCGACAAAATCACGGCATCCATGGTTGCGCGGGAGGCCAACACTTCCCGTCCCACCTTGTACCAACACTTCGGCGACCTCACGGGACTCGCGGTTGCGGTGGCTGTTCACAACCTTGAACAGTTGCTCTTCACCGCATGGGACGAGGACGGCATGGCTGTGGCTCGCGAGACCAGCGACAGCCACACGAACAATGCTGCCGCGATCCGCAACCTGCTAACCCATCTGAGGGAAGATCAGGAGTTCTTCCTCAACGTCACCCAAGGCCCCAGCAGCTACCGGGTTATCCAGGCAATCACCTACGCACTAGCCCGCCAGCTATGGAATGGGCTCGCGCTCGAAAAAGGGCTGGACCGCAGCAAGAACCCGTTCACGAGCCTCACCCATTTTGAGGAAGACCCCCTCGACTCAGAACACCTCGACTCAGAAGATCTAGTAGATTCAAACGAACCAACGCTGGTTCAGCAGTTGCAGTTCGTGTCCGACGGCGTGGTTGGCAACGCTATCGGCTGGCTTGCAGGGACACGCGATGAAACCGTGGAACAGCTAGCCGCCACCCTGCAGAACCTTACCCAGCGCGTACTGCTCCACTAG
- a CDS encoding choice-of-anchor M domain-containing protein, which produces MRVLRAIRASLAAAAIAATTFATASSITAALTLGAAPAYAGPDDSRSVETKAHIDAPKVFWNKQAGTFTINSQSNGKTVPLETTANWVGRGYNDDGSQNYTFPITADPRLDFLGKDGQLLYMAPQVPGPGNSPIWSGFGADTAVPIEQFQDGNFALEMVGFNGPGQMNMFNYSTYGSLPVTRLFSSHDKVSRTVWLDPGTHTHNITTFTKPGRYEVTFDATARTTDGNFITSKPTTLVWRVGGTNPADEKLGDVRAAYNKAASVGVAEPSAPSFTIVPHAGSELDGDKNLTDLTFNAGSKDAEGTVVFYIDGYHLAEVPVKNGTATWSEMIGSQTSNFQAVFVPTKGAARWISAPLSATTGQNAVSTQDAGQFPEETPDAPAGEFSKGEVTVGSRDVSVTARPQSKSDLINIDTKPADDSLIYNVTGGFYEEGYDEPTCPVEGVSGPGRRTIVADSEYCKGEGYSLRLTLEPQPRAAIGNTDVIDLGQVNGKGKTVETQFSGVGESTAPEPGEPAPGGPEPNPGEGDDGTDGSDGAILDTPVTINNGHVDLRAMEVDGKFSVALGDDSRQHAKESVLRTINSTTLEVTKLAKVKREGNVLADESYDVLGPKGSELYVLPQGQQPGRVWPGFSSEALDRVKYPEGATMTLTPVSAPEGGKWFAYTENLGAINRMYASSEKASDVPLPPGTHMHTAWAFTKPGTYTIDVTARAKQSGDGEQGAQARSTAANNDGGEATAETQRLTFVVEKKSATDEPGDTEPPVEEPTEEPTPEDPTEQPTDQPTPGEPGDEPTEQPGDDVTPEEPTEGMAPGQPADPTQPGGTDNAGATDNAGTPSEAGGTDNATTPSDAATPSEAGGALARTGAEVVPAALAAVTVVAGMALLMVMRRRRA; this is translated from the coding sequence ATGCGCGTCCTCCGGGCCATCCGTGCCTCCCTCGCCGCCGCGGCCATCGCGGCAACCACCTTCGCCACCGCATCGAGCATCACTGCGGCACTGACCCTCGGCGCGGCCCCTGCCTATGCAGGGCCGGATGACAGCCGCAGCGTGGAAACGAAAGCCCACATCGACGCTCCTAAGGTTTTCTGGAACAAGCAAGCTGGCACGTTCACGATCAACTCGCAGTCCAATGGGAAAACGGTTCCGCTCGAAACCACCGCCAACTGGGTAGGCCGCGGCTACAACGACGACGGCAGCCAAAACTACACATTCCCCATCACCGCAGACCCTCGCCTGGACTTCCTCGGCAAAGATGGCCAGCTGCTCTACATGGCGCCGCAAGTTCCAGGGCCAGGCAACAGCCCCATCTGGTCGGGCTTCGGAGCGGATACCGCGGTGCCCATCGAGCAGTTTCAGGACGGGAACTTCGCGTTGGAAATGGTCGGCTTCAACGGCCCCGGCCAGATGAACATGTTCAACTACTCCACGTACGGCAGCCTGCCGGTCACGCGCCTGTTCTCTTCGCACGACAAGGTGTCCCGCACCGTCTGGCTGGACCCCGGCACGCACACGCACAACATCACAACCTTCACCAAGCCGGGCCGCTACGAAGTCACGTTCGACGCCACCGCGCGCACAACCGACGGCAACTTCATCACCTCCAAGCCCACGACGCTCGTGTGGCGGGTAGGCGGAACCAACCCTGCCGATGAAAAGCTCGGAGACGTCCGCGCCGCATACAACAAGGCGGCCAGCGTCGGCGTTGCTGAGCCATCCGCGCCGAGCTTCACCATCGTCCCGCACGCCGGCAGTGAACTCGACGGCGACAAGAACCTCACCGACCTGACCTTCAACGCCGGCAGCAAGGACGCTGAGGGCACGGTGGTGTTCTACATCGACGGCTATCACCTCGCCGAGGTCCCGGTGAAGAACGGCACCGCGACGTGGAGCGAGATGATCGGCTCGCAGACCTCGAACTTCCAGGCCGTGTTCGTGCCGACTAAGGGTGCGGCCCGCTGGATCAGCGCACCGCTGAGCGCCACCACGGGACAGAATGCCGTGTCCACGCAGGATGCCGGCCAGTTCCCTGAGGAAACCCCCGATGCGCCCGCCGGTGAGTTCTCGAAGGGTGAGGTCACGGTCGGTTCGCGTGATGTGTCCGTCACCGCACGGCCACAGAGCAAGAGCGACCTCATCAACATCGACACCAAGCCAGCCGACGACTCGCTGATCTATAACGTCACCGGCGGCTTCTATGAGGAAGGCTACGACGAGCCGACCTGCCCCGTTGAAGGCGTGAGCGGCCCGGGCCGCCGCACCATCGTGGCCGACAGCGAGTACTGCAAGGGCGAAGGCTATTCGCTTCGCCTTACGCTGGAGCCGCAGCCGCGCGCTGCGATCGGCAACACGGACGTGATCGACCTCGGCCAGGTCAATGGCAAGGGTAAGACGGTTGAGACGCAGTTCTCCGGCGTCGGGGAAAGCACTGCGCCGGAGCCGGGCGAACCAGCACCGGGCGGCCCTGAGCCGAACCCGGGCGAAGGCGACGACGGGACCGACGGCTCCGACGGCGCGATCCTGGACACGCCTGTGACGATCAACAACGGCCACGTGGACTTGCGCGCCATGGAGGTAGACGGGAAGTTCTCGGTGGCGTTGGGTGATGATTCGCGTCAGCACGCCAAGGAGTCGGTGCTCCGAACCATCAACTCGACGACCCTGGAGGTCACCAAGCTCGCGAAGGTCAAGCGTGAGGGCAACGTGCTGGCCGATGAGAGCTATGACGTGCTCGGCCCGAAGGGTAGCGAGCTGTATGTTTTGCCGCAGGGGCAGCAGCCGGGGCGTGTGTGGCCGGGCTTCTCGAGTGAGGCCCTGGACCGCGTGAAGTACCCCGAGGGCGCAACCATGACGCTCACCCCGGTGAGCGCGCCTGAGGGCGGCAAGTGGTTCGCGTACACCGAGAACCTGGGCGCCATCAACCGGATGTATGCCTCGAGTGAGAAAGCTTCCGACGTGCCGCTTCCTCCGGGAACCCACATGCACACCGCGTGGGCGTTCACTAAACCGGGCACCTACACGATCGATGTGACGGCCCGCGCCAAGCAGTCCGGCGACGGCGAGCAGGGAGCCCAGGCCCGCAGTACTGCCGCAAATAACGATGGCGGGGAGGCTACCGCTGAAACGCAGCGGCTGACGTTCGTGGTCGAGAAGAAGTCCGCCACCGACGAACCTGGCGACACGGAACCTCCAGTGGAGGAGCCAACGGAAGAGCCGACGCCGGAAGATCCGACCGAGCAGCCGACGGATCAGCCAACGCCGGGCGAGCCGGGCGACGAGCCAACTGAGCAGCCGGGTGACGACGTGACGCCGGAGGAGCCAACCGAGGGAATGGCTCCGGGTCAGCCAGCCGACCCAACGCAACCGGGTGGCACCGACAACGCTGGTGCCACCGATAACGCCGGCACCCCATCGGAAGCCGGCGGCACAGACAACGCAACCACCCCATCGGACGCTGCCACTCCATCGGAGGCTGGGGGAGCGTTGGCCCGCACGGGGGCTGAGGTTGTGCCAGCCGCGTTGGCGGCCGTGACTGTTGTGGCGGGTATGGCGTTGTTGATGGTGATGCGCCGCCGACGTGCCTAA
- a CDS encoding GMC family oxidoreductase: MSEHNTETNTYRATDYLVIGAGSAGSVIARRLLDAGHTVTVVEAGGQDANPDIDDVSRLGLLWSGPHDWDFTTTPQANAANQQIQIPRGKVLGGSHALNATIWVRGAKEDFDGWATEHGCAGWSWNDVLPYFKAIENYPEGDPETRGHDGPLDVRTDYSRHPIQQAMYDATVAAGVPENPDYNSGEEDGVAWMQLNIRDKKRFNTWRAYLKPEADNPKLQLITNAEVETLTLDGNKVTGARVIVNHDGAEETVDLVAGETVLAAGALGSPVVLMRSGIGPAHHLKDAGVDVVHDLPGVGQNLHDHLLSPVVCTTEKELPPVVEAAAQVHFFAKSSPDQPVVDTQPIFFSVPMYTRHAAFPMTGPDVGFSLLAGIVRPKSRGSIKLTGPGVKDPLEIDLAAYEHPDDLEAMKFSLRQCRQIASQPQLTEEWGATELYPGPEVTDTDADLEEYIRATSTTYHHQVGTCAMGTGEDAVVDPESFRVYGVDGLRVADASIMPVVTSGNTNAPSVMIGEKAAAHITGKQPF; this comes from the coding sequence ATGTCAGAACACAACACTGAAACGAACACCTACCGCGCAACGGATTACCTCGTCATCGGCGCAGGATCAGCAGGCTCCGTCATCGCTCGCCGCCTCCTCGACGCCGGACACACTGTCACCGTCGTAGAAGCCGGCGGCCAGGACGCCAACCCGGACATCGACGATGTCTCCCGCCTTGGTCTGCTCTGGAGCGGGCCACACGACTGGGACTTCACCACCACCCCACAAGCCAACGCCGCCAACCAGCAGATCCAGATCCCGCGCGGCAAGGTCCTCGGTGGATCCCATGCACTCAACGCAACCATCTGGGTTCGCGGCGCTAAAGAAGACTTCGACGGCTGGGCCACCGAACACGGCTGCGCCGGCTGGTCCTGGAACGACGTCCTCCCATACTTCAAAGCCATCGAGAACTATCCTGAAGGCGACCCGGAAACCCGCGGACACGACGGTCCGCTCGACGTCCGCACCGATTACTCTCGCCACCCCATCCAGCAGGCCATGTATGACGCGACCGTCGCCGCCGGCGTCCCAGAGAACCCGGACTACAACTCCGGTGAGGAAGACGGCGTTGCATGGATGCAGCTGAACATCCGCGACAAGAAGCGCTTCAACACGTGGCGTGCCTACCTCAAGCCCGAGGCCGACAACCCGAAGCTTCAGCTCATCACCAACGCAGAAGTCGAGACCCTGACCCTGGATGGCAACAAGGTGACCGGCGCGCGGGTCATCGTGAACCACGACGGCGCTGAAGAGACGGTGGACCTTGTCGCAGGGGAGACGGTGCTCGCCGCGGGTGCGTTGGGTTCCCCGGTCGTACTGATGCGTTCGGGTATCGGACCGGCCCACCACTTGAAAGACGCTGGGGTCGATGTGGTGCACGACCTGCCAGGAGTCGGCCAGAACCTGCACGACCACTTGCTTTCACCGGTGGTGTGCACCACCGAAAAAGAGCTGCCTCCCGTGGTTGAGGCCGCTGCTCAGGTGCACTTCTTTGCGAAGTCCTCACCTGACCAGCCAGTGGTGGACACCCAGCCGATCTTCTTCAGCGTGCCTATGTATACGCGCCACGCCGCGTTCCCGATGACCGGCCCCGACGTCGGCTTCTCACTGTTGGCGGGGATTGTGCGGCCGAAGTCCCGCGGCTCCATCAAGCTCACCGGCCCAGGCGTCAAGGACCCATTGGAGATCGACCTCGCCGCCTACGAGCACCCTGACGACTTGGAGGCGATGAAGTTCTCGCTGCGCCAATGCCGCCAGATCGCGTCGCAACCACAACTCACCGAAGAATGGGGTGCCACCGAGCTGTATCCAGGACCTGAGGTCACCGATACTGACGCCGATCTTGAAGAGTACATTCGCGCAACCAGCACCACCTACCACCACCAGGTTGGAACCTGCGCGATGGGAACGGGCGAGGACGCCGTCGTGGACCCAGAAAGCTTCCGCGTCTACGGCGTTGACGGCCTGCGCGTTGCCGACGCAAGCATCATGCCAGTCGTGACCTCCGGCAACACCAACGCACCATCCGTGATGATCGGCGAGAAAGCCGCAGCCCACATCACCGGCAAGCAACCGTTCTAG